A region of Homo sapiens chromosome 17, GRCh38.p14 Primary Assembly DNA encodes the following proteins:
- the RAB40B gene encoding ras-related protein Rab-40B isoform X3: protein MVSNIFSRDTSGQGRFCTIFRSYSRGAQGVILVYDIANRWSFDGIDRWIKEIDEHAPGVPKILVGNRLHLAFKRQVPTEQAQAYAERLGVTFFEVSPLCNFNITESFTELARIVLLRHGMDRLWRPSKVLSLQDLCCRAVVSCTPVHLVDKLPLPIALRSHLKSFSMANGLNARMMHGGSYSLTTSSTHKRSSLRKVKLVRPPQSPPKNCTRNSCKIS, encoded by the exons ATGGTCTCCAACATCTTTTCCAGGGATACTTCAGGCCAGGGAAGATTTTGTACCATATTCCGCTCCTACTCCCGGGGCGCACAG GGTGTGATCCTGGTCTATGACATTGCGAACCGCTGGTCTTTTGACGGCATTGATCGATGGATTAAGGAGATCGATGAG CATGCCCCCGGAGTCCCCAAGATCCTGGTGGGGAACCGCCTGCACCTGGCGTTCAAGCGGCAGGTGCCCACGGAGCAGGCCCAGGCCTACGCCGAGCGCCTGGGCGTGACCTTCTTTGAGGTCAGCCCTCTGTGCAATTTCAACATCACAGAGTCGTTCACGGAGCTGGCCAGGATCGTGCTGCTGCGGCATGGGATGGACCGGCTCTGGCGGCCGAGCAAGG TGCTGAGCTTGCAAGACCTCTGCTGCCGGGCGGTCGTGTCCTGCACGCCGGTGCACCTGGTGGACAAGCTCCCGCTCCCCATTGCCTTAAGAAGCCACCTCAAGTCCTTCTCGATGGCCAACGGCCTGAATGCCAGGATGATGCACGGCGGTTCCTACTCCCTCACCACCAGCTCCACCCACAAAAGGAGCAGCCTCCGCAAAGTGAAGCTCGTCCGCCCCCCCCAGAGCCCCCCCAAAAACTGCACCAGAAACAGCTGCAAAATTTCTTAA